A single region of the Kineosporiaceae bacterium SCSIO 59966 genome encodes:
- a CDS encoding 3-isopropylmalate dehydrogenase, producing the protein MSDAIRVAVVGGDGIGPEVTAEALKVLRAADPGATVETTEFDLGARRWHATGETLPDSVLEEIRGHDAILLGAVGDPGVPSGVLERGLLLRLRFELDHYVNLRPARLFPGVVSPLAEPGDVDFVVVREGTEGPYTGNGGALRVGTPQEVATEVSVNTAFGVERVVRDAFARAQRRPRRRLTLVHKHNVLSYAGHLWRRTVDAVGAQFPDVTVDYLHVDAATIFLVTDPARFDVVVTDNLFGDIVTDLAAAVTGGIGLAASGNINPDRTTPSMFEPVHGSAPDIAGTGRADPTAAILSAAMLLEHLGRTDAAARVVEAVAADLAVRGTAPRSTQEIGDAVAGRLG; encoded by the coding sequence ATGAGCGACGCGATCCGGGTGGCCGTGGTGGGCGGGGACGGTATCGGTCCGGAGGTCACGGCGGAGGCCCTCAAGGTGCTGCGCGCGGCCGACCCGGGCGCGACCGTGGAGACCACCGAGTTCGACCTCGGCGCCCGCCGCTGGCACGCCACCGGCGAGACCCTGCCCGACTCGGTGCTCGAGGAGATCCGCGGGCACGACGCGATCCTGCTGGGGGCCGTCGGGGACCCTGGCGTGCCGAGCGGCGTCCTCGAGCGCGGGCTGCTGCTGCGGCTGCGGTTCGAGCTCGACCACTACGTCAACCTGCGCCCCGCCCGGCTGTTCCCCGGGGTGGTCTCCCCGCTGGCCGAGCCCGGTGATGTCGACTTCGTCGTCGTCCGGGAGGGGACCGAGGGCCCGTACACCGGTAACGGCGGCGCGCTGCGGGTCGGGACGCCGCAGGAGGTCGCCACCGAGGTCAGCGTCAACACCGCTTTCGGCGTCGAGCGCGTCGTCCGCGACGCCTTCGCCCGGGCGCAGCGCCGTCCCCGGCGGCGGCTGACCCTCGTCCACAAGCACAACGTGCTGTCCTACGCGGGGCACCTGTGGCGCCGCACGGTCGACGCTGTCGGGGCGCAGTTCCCCGACGTCACGGTCGACTACCTGCACGTCGACGCGGCCACCATCTTCCTCGTCACGGACCCGGCGCGCTTCGACGTCGTCGTCACCGACAACCTCTTCGGCGACATCGTCACGGACCTGGCCGCCGCGGTGACGGGCGGCATCGGGCTGGCGGCGTCCGGCAACATCAACCCGGACCGGACCACGCCGAGCATGTTCGAGCCGGTGCACGGGTCGGCTCCGGACATCGCCGGCACCGGCAGAGCGGACCCGACGGCCGCCATCCTCTCCGCGGCGATGCTGCTGGAGCACCTGGGACGCACGGACGCCGCGGCCCGGGTGGTGGAGGCGGTCGCCGCCGACCTCGCCGTCCGGGGGACGGCCCCGCGCAGCACCCAGGAGATCGGTGACGCCGTGGCCGGTCGCCTCGGCTGA
- a CDS encoding DEAD/DEAH box helicase has protein sequence MTQPDDGQTDSTTFADLGLRSELLEALDTLGYEEPTPIQRESIPCLLEGRDLVGQAATGTGKTAAFALPILHRLVAGSRPDAAGPAALVLVPTRELAVQVSEAVHRYGRSLGVRVLPIYGGQPIGRQLAALKAGVDVVVATPGRALDHIGRRTLRLDDLAVVVLDEADEMLDMGFAEDIGAILDATPGERQTVLFSATMPHRIDAMVRRYLRDPVRLRIERERPAEGEQPQLRESAYLVARAHKPAALGRILDVEVPTAALVFCRTRDEVDQLTETLNGRGYRAEALHGGMGQEQRERVMSRLRSQTADLLVATDVAARGLDVEHLTHVVNYDVPSAPEAYVHRVGRVGRGGREGVAITLAEPREHRMLKTIERVARRRITMERVPTVADLRARRLELTRAALEESLLAEDLEAFRVVVEALTDEHDLMEVALAAVRLAHEATGAGDEAEIPQVATRQDRTGRGARGERAAHDVRGRGEVERRDNGGQETRSQRRGPRPVTPGTTRLYVGLGRQAGLRPQDLVGAITGETSLSGKQIGAIEITERFALVEVPQDAAQEVIDGLRASTVRGRTPYVRLDRHG, from the coding sequence GTGACCCAGCCCGACGACGGCCAGACCGACAGCACCACCTTCGCCGACCTGGGCCTGCGCAGCGAGCTGCTCGAGGCCCTTGACACCCTCGGCTACGAGGAGCCGACCCCGATCCAGCGGGAGTCGATCCCCTGCCTGCTCGAGGGGCGGGACCTCGTCGGCCAGGCGGCCACCGGGACCGGCAAGACCGCCGCCTTCGCCCTGCCGATCCTGCACCGGCTCGTGGCGGGCTCCCGGCCGGACGCCGCCGGGCCGGCTGCACTCGTGCTCGTGCCCACCCGTGAGCTCGCCGTCCAGGTCTCCGAGGCCGTCCACCGCTACGGCCGCAGCCTCGGCGTCCGGGTGCTGCCGATCTACGGCGGTCAGCCGATCGGCCGCCAGCTCGCCGCCCTCAAGGCCGGCGTCGACGTCGTCGTCGCCACCCCCGGACGTGCCCTCGACCACATCGGACGCCGCACCCTGCGCCTGGACGACCTCGCCGTCGTCGTCCTGGACGAGGCCGACGAGATGCTCGACATGGGTTTCGCCGAGGACATCGGCGCCATCCTCGACGCCACCCCCGGTGAGCGGCAGACCGTCCTGTTCTCCGCGACGATGCCGCACCGCATCGACGCCATGGTGCGTCGGTACCTGCGCGACCCGGTCCGGCTGCGGATCGAGCGGGAACGGCCGGCCGAGGGGGAGCAGCCGCAGCTGCGGGAGAGCGCCTACCTCGTGGCCCGTGCCCACAAGCCCGCCGCCCTGGGGCGGATCCTCGACGTCGAGGTGCCGACCGCCGCTCTCGTCTTCTGCCGGACCCGCGACGAGGTCGACCAGCTCACCGAGACCCTCAACGGGCGCGGGTACCGGGCCGAGGCGCTGCACGGCGGGATGGGCCAGGAGCAGCGGGAGCGGGTGATGTCCCGGCTGCGCTCGCAGACCGCCGACCTGCTCGTCGCCACCGACGTCGCCGCGCGCGGGCTGGACGTCGAGCACCTCACCCACGTCGTCAACTACGACGTCCCGTCCGCACCGGAGGCGTACGTGCACCGGGTCGGCCGAGTCGGCCGCGGCGGCCGTGAGGGCGTGGCCATCACGCTCGCGGAGCCGCGGGAGCACCGGATGCTCAAGACCATCGAGCGGGTCGCCCGGCGCCGCATCACGATGGAGCGGGTGCCCACCGTCGCCGACCTGCGGGCGCGCCGCCTGGAGCTCACCAGGGCCGCGCTCGAGGAGAGCCTGCTCGCCGAGGACCTGGAGGCCTTCCGTGTCGTCGTCGAGGCCCTCACCGACGAGCACGACCTCATGGAGGTCGCCCTGGCGGCCGTCCGGCTGGCGCACGAGGCCACCGGCGCCGGGGACGAGGCCGAGATCCCCCAGGTCGCCACCCGGCAGGACCGGACCGGCCGAGGCGCTCGGGGCGAGCGTGCGGCGCACGACGTGCGGGGACGCGGCGAGGTGGAGCGACGCGACAACGGCGGGCAGGAGACCCGCTCGCAGCGCCGCGGCCCGCGGCCCGTCACGCCCGGTACCACGCGGCTCTACGTCGGCCTCGGCCGGCAGGCGGGTCTGCGCCCGCAGGACCTCGTCGGCGCCATCACCGGCGAGACGTCGCTGTCGGGCAAGCAGATCGGCGCCATCGAGATCACCGAACGGTTCGCTCTCGTCGAGGTGCCGCAGGACGCCGCGCAGGAGGTCATCGACGGCCTGCGCGCCAGCACCGTCCGGGGCCGGACCCCGTACGTCCGCCTCGACCGCCACGGCTGA
- a CDS encoding citramalate synthase — MVNASTASTSRAAGIEVYDTTLRDGAQQEGLSLSVGDKLAIAGHLDDLGVDYIEGGWPGAIPKDTEFFHRAAQELTLRHAVLTAFGATRRPDRRADDDPQVRALLDSQAAVVTLVAKSHPRHVESALRTTLAENLAMVRDTVRLLRQEGRRVVLDAEHFFDGYRADRTYALEVVRAAAEAGAEVVALCDTNGGMLPADVAGAVADVLETTGARLGIHCHNDTGCAVANTLAAVDAGATQVQGTLNGYGERTGNADLLTVVADLVLKQGRPVLDPTRLREATRVAHAVSEITNVPPYSRQPYVGASAFAHKAGLHASAIRVDPDLYQHVDPGAVGNDMRMLVSDMAGRASIELKGRELGYDLAGEPEVLSRVIARVKALEAAGYTFEAADASFELLLREEVEGARAALFDVESWRVITDYREADRDARSEATVKLHAAGRRHVATGEGNGPVNALDQALRQALLPAYPELERMELIDFKVRILDAAHGTDAVTRVLIETTDGQTSWQTVGVGPNVVEASWEALVDGAVYGLLRQGVQRR, encoded by the coding sequence ATCGTGAACGCCAGCACCGCCAGCACCTCGAGAGCAGCCGGCATCGAGGTCTACGACACCACCCTGCGCGACGGGGCCCAGCAGGAGGGCCTGTCCCTGTCGGTGGGTGACAAGCTCGCCATCGCCGGGCACCTCGACGACCTGGGCGTCGACTACATCGAGGGCGGCTGGCCCGGCGCGATCCCCAAGGACACGGAGTTCTTCCACCGTGCTGCCCAGGAGCTGACCCTCCGGCACGCGGTCCTGACGGCGTTCGGCGCGACCCGCCGACCCGACCGTCGGGCGGACGACGACCCGCAGGTCCGGGCGCTGCTGGACTCCCAGGCCGCTGTGGTCACCCTCGTCGCCAAGAGCCACCCCCGGCACGTGGAGTCCGCGCTGCGGACGACGCTCGCCGAGAACCTGGCCATGGTGCGCGACACGGTGCGCCTGCTCCGGCAGGAGGGGCGACGCGTCGTCCTGGACGCCGAGCACTTCTTCGACGGGTACCGCGCCGACCGCACCTACGCGCTCGAGGTGGTGCGCGCCGCCGCGGAGGCCGGGGCCGAGGTCGTCGCGCTGTGCGACACGAACGGCGGGATGCTGCCGGCCGACGTCGCCGGCGCGGTCGCCGACGTGCTGGAGACGACCGGAGCCCGGCTCGGGATCCACTGCCACAACGACACCGGCTGCGCCGTGGCGAACACCCTCGCCGCGGTGGACGCCGGCGCGACCCAGGTGCAGGGCACGCTCAACGGGTACGGCGAGCGGACCGGGAACGCCGACCTGCTCACCGTCGTCGCCGACCTCGTGCTCAAGCAGGGCCGCCCGGTGCTGGACCCGACGCGGCTTCGGGAGGCGACCCGGGTCGCGCACGCGGTCAGTGAGATCACGAACGTGCCGCCCTACTCCCGCCAGCCCTACGTCGGAGCGAGCGCCTTCGCGCACAAGGCGGGCCTGCACGCCTCGGCGATCCGGGTGGACCCCGACCTGTACCAGCACGTCGACCCCGGGGCGGTCGGCAACGACATGCGAATGCTGGTCTCGGACATGGCGGGCCGGGCCAGCATCGAGCTCAAGGGCCGCGAGCTCGGCTACGACCTCGCCGGCGAGCCAGAGGTCCTCAGCCGGGTCATCGCGCGGGTCAAGGCCCTGGAGGCCGCCGGGTACACGTTCGAGGCCGCGGACGCCTCCTTCGAGCTGCTGCTGCGCGAGGAGGTCGAGGGGGCCCGCGCGGCCCTGTTCGACGTGGAGAGCTGGCGGGTCATCACCGACTACCGCGAGGCCGACCGGGACGCCCGGTCCGAGGCCACCGTCAAGCTGCACGCGGCCGGTCGCCGGCACGTCGCCACCGGCGAGGGCAACGGCCCGGTCAACGCCCTGGACCAGGCCCTGCGCCAGGCGCTGCTGCCCGCCTACCCCGAGCTGGAGCGGATGGAGCTCATCGACTTCAAGGTCCGGATCCTCGACGCCGCGCACGGCACGGACGCCGTCACCCGGGTGCTGATCGAGACCACGGACGGGCAGACGAGCTGGCAGACGGTCGGCGTCGGTCCGAACGTCGTCGAGGCCTCCTGGGAGGCGCTCGTCGACGGGGCCGTCTACGGCCTGCTGCGCCAGGGCGTGCAGCGTCGGTGA
- a CDS encoding 3-methyladenine DNA glycosylase, producing the protein MLAPEVWTARQAAHEDRADRLTAAHRARAAGGVRHPVEDFLFTYYSLRPGRLRRWHPGVGVTLADVPADDARRGWRWYAAGSGGDLHVDVAALLADQGRVVRATAALLRATASRPPHLGCFGLHEWAMVYRRPADAVRHADWPLRLGSRGTDEVVESHRLRCSHVDAFRFFTDDAVPRNELRPTRATQVDLEQPGCLHATMDLYKAAFRLGPAVPGELLLDCLELARDVRTLDMRASPYDLSALGYSPVAIETPDGKAEYVRAQRAFADRAAPLRAALLAVCDTVLTGEGAPGADTGVSERPVTRM; encoded by the coding sequence GTGCTGGCGCCGGAGGTGTGGACGGCGCGGCAGGCGGCCCACGAGGACCGCGCCGACCGGCTGACCGCCGCCCACCGTGCCCGGGCCGCCGGCGGCGTCCGGCACCCGGTCGAGGACTTCCTGTTCACGTACTACTCCCTGCGGCCCGGCCGGCTACGGCGCTGGCACCCGGGCGTCGGCGTCACGCTGGCCGACGTGCCCGCCGACGACGCCCGGCGGGGCTGGCGCTGGTACGCCGCCGGGTCCGGCGGGGACCTGCACGTCGACGTGGCGGCCCTGCTCGCCGACCAGGGCCGGGTCGTGCGCGCCACCGCGGCCCTGCTGCGGGCCACCGCGTCCCGCCCGCCGCACCTGGGCTGCTTCGGCCTGCACGAGTGGGCGATGGTCTACCGGCGCCCGGCCGACGCCGTCCGGCACGCGGACTGGCCGCTGCGCCTGGGCAGCCGGGGCACCGACGAGGTCGTCGAGTCCCACCGCCTGCGGTGCAGCCATGTCGACGCGTTCCGGTTCTTCACCGACGACGCCGTGCCCCGCAACGAGCTGCGGCCCACCCGGGCCACGCAGGTGGACCTGGAGCAGCCCGGCTGCCTGCACGCCACCATGGACCTCTACAAGGCGGCGTTCCGGCTCGGGCCCGCCGTCCCCGGCGAGCTGCTGCTCGACTGCCTCGAGCTGGCCCGGGACGTCCGCACCCTCGACATGCGCGCCTCGCCCTACGACCTGTCCGCGCTGGGGTACTCCCCCGTCGCGATCGAGACCCCGGACGGCAAGGCGGAGTACGTCCGGGCCCAGCGGGCGTTCGCCGACCGGGCGGCTCCGCTGCGCGCGGCGCTGCTCGCCGTCTGCGACACCGTGCTCACCGGCGAGGGGGCACCGGGGGCGGACACCGGTGTGTCTGAGCGCCCAGTCACCCGGATGTGA
- a CDS encoding branched-chain amino acid aminotransferase — MSTTAPHRTSSLQFELTPSAHPRSEAERAAILAAPGFGKYFTDHMARARWTAESGWGEARVEAYGPLQLDPSAAVLHYAQEIFEGLKAYRHEDGSIWAFRPEANAARFTRSARRLALPELPEDAFLASIEALVAADAAWVPTGGEASLYLRPFMFASEAFLGVRPAARVDYVVIASPAGAYFPGGVQPVSIWLSRDYTRAAPGGTGSAKCGGNYAASLAAQREAAEHGCDQVCFLDAVEGRWVEELGGMNLYFVHRDGTVVTPALTGTILEGVTRDSILTLAREQGLGVQERPVSVQEWTEGVASGDIVEVFACGTAAVITPVGRLLDGDTEVSTGDRPGEVTMRLRDALLDLQYGRTEDTHGWMRRLTP; from the coding sequence ATGAGTACGACCGCGCCGCACCGCACCTCGTCCCTGCAGTTCGAGCTGACGCCCAGTGCGCACCCCCGGTCCGAGGCGGAGCGGGCAGCGATCCTCGCCGCCCCCGGCTTCGGCAAGTACTTCACCGACCACATGGCGCGGGCCCGGTGGACCGCCGAGAGCGGTTGGGGAGAGGCCCGGGTGGAGGCCTACGGTCCGCTCCAGCTGGATCCCTCGGCCGCCGTCCTGCACTACGCGCAGGAGATCTTCGAGGGGCTCAAGGCCTACCGGCACGAGGACGGGTCGATCTGGGCCTTCCGGCCCGAGGCGAACGCCGCCCGGTTCACCCGCTCGGCACGCCGCCTGGCGCTGCCCGAGCTGCCCGAGGACGCCTTCCTGGCCTCCATCGAGGCTCTCGTGGCCGCCGATGCGGCGTGGGTGCCGACCGGCGGTGAGGCGTCGCTGTACCTGCGGCCGTTCATGTTCGCCTCGGAGGCCTTCCTCGGCGTCCGGCCGGCTGCCCGCGTGGACTACGTGGTGATCGCCTCCCCGGCCGGCGCGTACTTCCCGGGGGGAGTGCAGCCGGTGAGCATCTGGCTCTCCCGCGACTACACCCGCGCCGCTCCCGGGGGCACCGGCTCGGCGAAGTGCGGCGGGAACTACGCAGCGAGCCTGGCTGCCCAGCGGGAGGCGGCCGAGCACGGCTGCGACCAGGTCTGCTTCCTCGACGCGGTCGAGGGGCGGTGGGTCGAGGAGCTCGGTGGGATGAACCTGTACTTCGTCCACCGGGACGGCACCGTGGTCACCCCCGCGCTGACCGGGACCATCCTCGAGGGCGTGACCCGGGACTCCATCCTCACCCTGGCCCGCGAGCAGGGGCTCGGCGTCCAGGAGCGACCGGTCTCGGTGCAGGAGTGGACCGAGGGCGTCGCGTCAGGGGACATCGTCGAGGTCTTCGCCTGCGGGACGGCCGCCGTCATCACCCCCGTCGGCCGGCTGCTGGACGGCGACACCGAGGTCTCGACCGGCGACCGGCCCGGCGAGGTGACGATGCGGTTGCGGGACGCGCTGCTCGACCTCCAGTACGGCCGCACCGAGGACACCCACGGCTGGATGCGCCGCCTCACCCCCTGA
- a CDS encoding fumarylacetoacetate hydrolase family protein — translation MRIARFTDGEDPRFGVVEGAPGQEVLHVVAGDPLYAPLQPTGETVRLEDVRLLAPTIPRSKVVGIGKNYADHAAEMGGEPPAEPLVFLAPNTAVVGPDDPIVLPPFSAEVHYEGELAVVIGRICKDVPLERVPDVVLGYTCANDVTARDVQRTDGQWARAKGFDTSCPIGPWIVTDLDPGDLRVTTRLDGRTVQDGRTSDMVFGVPELVSYVSRAFTLLPGDVLLTGTPAGVGPMDAGQRVEVEIEGIGVLANPVVRR, via the coding sequence GTGCGCATCGCGAGGTTCACCGACGGAGAGGATCCCCGCTTCGGCGTCGTCGAGGGTGCCCCCGGGCAGGAGGTGCTCCACGTGGTCGCCGGCGATCCCCTGTACGCCCCGCTCCAGCCGACCGGCGAGACGGTGCGGCTCGAGGACGTCCGGCTGCTGGCTCCGACGATCCCGCGCAGCAAAGTCGTCGGCATCGGCAAGAACTACGCCGACCACGCCGCCGAGATGGGCGGGGAGCCGCCCGCGGAACCGCTGGTCTTCCTCGCCCCGAACACGGCCGTCGTCGGACCGGACGACCCGATCGTGCTCCCGCCGTTCTCCGCCGAGGTGCACTACGAGGGCGAGCTGGCCGTCGTCATCGGCAGGATCTGCAAGGACGTCCCGCTCGAGCGGGTCCCCGACGTCGTCCTCGGCTACACCTGCGCCAACGACGTCACCGCCCGGGACGTGCAGCGCACCGACGGGCAGTGGGCCCGCGCCAAGGGGTTCGACACCTCGTGCCCGATCGGGCCGTGGATCGTCACCGACCTCGACCCCGGCGACCTGCGGGTGACCACCCGGCTCGACGGCCGCACCGTCCAGGACGGGCGGACGAGCGACATGGTCTTCGGCGTCCCCGAGCTCGTCTCGTACGTCAGCCGGGCGTTCACCCTGCTGCCCGGGGACGTCCTGCTCACCGGGACGCCGGCCGGGGTGGGACCCATGGACGCCGGCCAGCGCGTCGAGGTGGAGATCGAGGGGATCGGCGTGCTCGCCAACCCGGTCGTGCGCCGGTGA